From one Humulus lupulus chromosome 8, drHumLupu1.1, whole genome shotgun sequence genomic stretch:
- the LOC133795183 gene encoding protein DETOXIFICATION 40-like yields the protein MGSHHEEEAVEHHNTPLLNSIEAEPVLASPPDPVTSGHSSDCRLEKILSDTELPFTKRLCQASCIELKLLFRLAAPAIFVYLINNSMSLATRIYAGHLGNLELAAASLGNSGIQLFAYGLMLGMGSAVETLCGQAYGANRYDMLGIYLQRATVVLTITGLPLTVVYVLSKPLLLWLGEPAELASAAALFVYGLIPQIFAYAVNFPIQKFLQSQSIVTPSAYISAITLVFHLLACWAVAFELGCGLIGISLVLSMSWWIIVGAQFGYILLSEKCKMTWNGFSIEAFSGLWEFFKLSAASAVMLCLETWYFQVLVLITGLLDNPQLALDSIAVCMAINGLVFMVSVGFNAAASVRVSNELGAGNSKSAAFSVVVVNSISFLIAVMEAILVLSFRHVISYAFTGGEAVAEAVSDLCPFLAVTLVLNGVQPVLSGVAVGCGWQAFVAYVNVGCYYVVGVPLGCLLGFKFNLGVKGIWSGMIGGTMMQTFILLWVTFRTDWNKEVEKARSRLDKWGENKQPLLKK from the exons ATGGGGTCTCATCATGAAGAGGAAGCGGTAGAACACCATAACACCCCCTTGCTAAACTCCATAGAAGCAGAACCAGTCTTAGCCTCACCGCCAGATCCTGTCACATCGGGACACTCGTCGGACTGTCGTCTCGAGAAAATACTTTCAGACACCGAATTGCCTTTCACCAAACGTCTCTGTCAGGCCTCATGTATCGAACTTAAACTCCTCTTCCGCCTAGCTGCTCCAGCCATCTTCGTCTATTTAATCAATAACTCCATGTCACTTGCCACCCGGATATACGCCGGCCACCTCGGTAATCTTGAGCTCGCCGCCGCCTCCCTCGGCAACAGCGGCATCCAACTCTTCGCCTATGGCCtcatg TTAGGCATGGGAAGTGCGGTGGAAACGTTATGTGGTCAAGCTTATGGGGCCAATAGATACGATATGCTTGGGATATATCTACAAAGAGCGACTGTAGTTCTCACCATAACGGGCCTCCCATTAACTGTCGTTTACGTATTATCGAAGCCGCTCTTGCTTTGGCTGGGCGAGCCGGCTGAGCTAGCCTCGGCGGCTGCGCTATTCGTGTACGGATTAATACCACAAATCTTCGCCTACGCCGTGAACTTCCCGATACAGAAGTTCCTCCAATCGCAGAGCATCGTGACGCCCAGCGCGTACATATCGGCGATCACGTTGGTGTTCCACCTGTTGGCTTGTTGGGCCGTGGCCTTCGAATTGGGCTGTGGGCTTATTGGAATTTCGCTGGTTTTGTCCATGTCGTGGTGGATCATCGTTGGGGCTCAGTTTGGTTACATCTTGCTCAGCGAGAAGTGTAAGATGACGTGGAATGGGTTCAGTATAGAGGCGTTTTCTGGGTTGTGGGAGTTTTTCAAGTTGTCAGCTGCGTCGGCCGTGATGCTTTGTTTGGAGACTTGGTATTTTCAGGTTTTGGTTCTGATCACTGGCTTACTTGATAATCCTCAGCTTGCTTTGGATTCTATCGCcgtttg CATGGCGATAAACGGATTAGTGTTCATGGTCTCTGTCGGCTTCAACGCAGCTGCAAG TGTGAGGGTGAGCAATGAGCTTGGAGCTGGAAATTCAAAATCAGCAGCGTTCTCAGTGGTAGTAGTGAATTCGATATCTTTCCTGATTGCGGTGATGGAAGCTATCCTAGTGCTCTCGTTTCGCCACGTCATCAGCTACGCTTTCACCGGCGGTGAGGCCGTGGCCGAGGCAGTCTCCGATCTCTGTCCTTTCTTGGCTGTCACTCTTGTTCTTAATGGGGTTCAACCAGTCTTATCGG GGGTGGCTGTTGGGTGTGGATGGCAAGCATTTGTGGCATACGTGAATGTGGGTTGTTATTATGTGGTGGGGGTTCCTTTAGGCTGTCTTCTTGGCTTTAAGTTCAACCTTGGTGTTAAG GGAATATGGTCGGGAATGATTGGAGGGACAATGATGCAAACTTTTATTCTACTGTGGGTAACTTTTCGCACAGATTGGAATAAAGAG GTGGAAAAGGCCAGGAGTCGCTTGGACAAATGGGGGGAAAACAAACAGCCTCTTCTAAAGAAATAA